A window of the Gossypium hirsutum isolate 1008001.06 chromosome A05, Gossypium_hirsutum_v2.1, whole genome shotgun sequence genome harbors these coding sequences:
- the LOC107957396 gene encoding putative disease resistance protein At3g14460, producing MTPEWISEEFDAFKVTKTILEEIKCRCDGNQNLNQLQLKLKEQLSGKKYLIILDDVWNKNYVHWKELASPFTSGAKNSKIVVTTRDENLAAIMRNVPTYHLDVLSADDCSKLFAKHAFDGSSPTKHPDLMEIGEAIVKRCGGLPLAAKTLGGLLRCKPDADEWNKILHSNFWDISNDASNILPALTLSYQYLPSHLKRCFAYCSIFPKDYEFKKKELIQLWMAEGLLNLSKDNGDPEELGNEYFKDLRLRSFFQQSKGKKSCFVMHDLISDLAKSVTGEFICRLEGSGGSCVITEKTRHLSNVQETFDVRQKFHSLPKAKGLRTFINVKSSFRLFYVSNVLIHDLLMKSSLRALSLAGYENIKELPKEISNLKHLQNLNLSETSIRRLPNSVCTLYNLQALTLHGCSDLVELPRDMGRLINMLYLDIRKTKLTSMPEGMGKLKDIRILTDFVLGDETGSSINELGKLKHLRGRLAISKLKNVVNARDAKDANLKDKVNLKELKLTWDEYDEIDGDSTHDREVLEQLEPNTNLEHLVIGSYKCTRFPEWVGHFSFSNMVFLKLKDCKFCISLPSLGQLSSLESLSISGFSGVVMVGEEFYTNGRASTKPFGSLEILVFEEMDGWEEWLCGSEEAFSLLQELSISHCPKLIKSLPKHLPSLKKLAIEDCEKLECFLPRTPSICELELKKCDALQLEPLPCSLRELKIEGLNLNDSVLEQMLQHCTHLAKLSILACTDIRSLPEDSVSITLRDLCIHRCEDFDFSKIFLYTSLESMKIDEMKCGQLESFPLGSFPMVKRVHFSKCEDLKFISAALEASHHQHLTCLDSLDIFFCQNLISFQIEDGLSVTNLTRLSLWNCESLKSLPEQMHSVFPSLEDLEIYHCPEIERVPKEGLPSKLKDISISRSDKLIESLIRKREWSLHTLPSLTYFCVCVEYT from the exons ATGACCCCAGAGTGGATAAGTG AGGAATTTGATGCTTTCAAGGTAACCAAAACCATTCTTGAAGAGATCAAATGTAGATGTGATGGAAACCAGAACTTAAATCAGCTTCAACTTAAACTCAAAGAGCAGCTGTCGGGAAAGAAATATCTAATCATTTTGGATGATGTTTGGAACAAGAATTATGTTCATTGGAAAGAGCTTGCAAGTCCCTTCACTTCTGGGGCCAAGAATAGCAAGATTGTTGTAACAACACGTGATGAAAACCTTGCAGCAATCATGAGGAACGTTCCAACTTATCATTTAGATGTGTTATCTGCTGATGATTGTTCGAAGTTATTTGCAAAGCATGCATTTGATGGTTCAAGCCCCACCAAGCATCCAGATCTAATGGAAATCGGTGAAGCAATTGTTAAAAGATGTGGCGGTCTCCCTTTGGCTGCAAAAACTCTTGGAGGTCTTCTGCGTTGCAAACCAGATGCTGATGAGTGGAACAAAATATTACATAGCAATTTTTGGGACATTTCAAATGATGCTAGTAATATTCTTCCGGCGTTAACATTAAGTTATCAATATCTCCCTTCACATTTAAAGCGATGTTTTGCTTATTGTTCAATTTTCCCTAAAGATTACGAATTCAAGAAAAAAGAACTTATTCAATTATGGATGGCTGAAGGACTTTTAAACCTTTCGAAAGATAATGGAGATCCGGAAGAACTGGGTAACGAGTACTTCAAAGATTTGAGATTGAGGTCCTTTTTTCAacaatcaaaaggaaaaaaatcttGTTTTGTCATGCATGATCTAATTAGTGACTTGGCTAAATCTGTCACCGGAGAATTCATCTGCAGATTAGAAGGGAGTGGTGGTTCTTGTGTAATAACTGAAAAGACCCGCCATTTGTCCAATGTCCAAGAAACGTTTGATGTGCGACAAAAATTCCATAGTTTACCTAAAGCAAAAGGTCTGCGTACTTTCATAAACGTGAAGTCTTCTTTCAGGCTGTTTTATGTTAGCAATGTGCTAATACACGATTTGCTGATGAAATCAAGCTTACGAGCGCTTTCTTTGGCTGGGTATGAAAATATCAAAGAATTGCCTAAAGAAATTAGTAACTTGAAGCATCTACAAAATTTGAATCTCTCAGAGACTTCAATCAGAAGGTTGCCAAATTCTGTGTGTACATTGTATAATTTGCAAGCATTGACATTGCATGGATGCAGTGACCTTGTTGAGTTACCGAGAGACATGGGGAGATTGATCAACATGCTTTATCTTGATATTAGGAAAACAAAGTTAACTAGCATGCCGGAAGGAATGGGTAAGTTGAAAGATATTCGAATCTTAACAGATTTTGTTTTAGGTGATGAAACTGGTTCAAGCATTAATGAGTTGGGAAAGCTCAAGCATTTACGTGGAAGACTTGCCATTTCAAAACTGAAAAATGTTGTAAATGCCAGGGATGCCAAAGATGCCAATTTGAAGGATAAGGTTAATCTTAAGGAGTTGAAGTTGACATGGGAtgaatatgatgaaattgatggtGACTCAACGCATGATAGAGAAGTATTGGAACAACTGGAGCCCAATACAAACTTGGAGCATCTAGTTATCGGAAGTTACAAATGCACGAGATTTCCAGAATGGGTGGGGCATTTTTCCTTCTCAAATATGGTATTTTTGAAGTTGAAAGACTGTAAATTTTGCATATCTTTGCCGTCGCTTGGCCAGTTATCATCTTTGGAATCTCTCTCCATTTCTGGGTTCAGCGGAGTTGTAATGGTTGGTGAGGAGTTCTACACTAATGGACGAGCTTCGACTAAACCATTTGGATCTCTTGAAATCCTAGTGTTTGAGGAAATGGATGGGTGGGAAGAATGGTTATGTGGGAGTGAAGAAGCTTTCTCCCTTCTGCAAGAGCTAAGCATTAGCCATTGTCCGAAGCTAATCAAGTCTCTGCCCAAACACCTCCCCTCTTTAAAGAAACTGGCGATTGAAGACTGTGAGAAGCTTGAATGTTTTCTCCCAAGGACACCAAGCATTTGTGAACTTGAGTTAAAGAAGTGCGATGCATTGCAGTTGGAGCCTTTGCCTTGTTCGCTTCGGGAGTTGAAAATTGAAGGTCTGAATTTGAATGATTCCGTATTGGAACAGATGTTGCAACACTGCACTCATCTCGCCAAGTTAAGTATCTTAGCTTGTACTGATATCAGATCCCTTCCTGAGGATAGTGTGTCTATTACACTGAGAGATCTGTGCATCCACAGGTGCGAAGATtttgatttttccaaaatcttcTTGTATACATCCCTTGAATCTATGAAGATAGACGAGATGAAGTGTGGTCAACTGGAATCTTTCCCATTAGGATCGTTTCCTATGGTAAAGCGAGTTCATTTTTCGAAATGTGAAGACTTGAAGTTTATTAGTGCTGCTTTAGAGGCCTCTCACCACCAGCATCTAACATGTCTCGATTCTTTGGATATATTTTTCTGCCAaaatttgatatcttttcaaATTGAAGATGGATTATCTGTCACCAATTTGACCCGACTTTCACTTTGGAATTGCGAAAGTCTAAAGTCATTGCCAGAGCAAATGCACTCTGTCTTTCCATCCCTTGAGGATTTGGAAATATATCATTGTCCAGAAATAGAGAGGGTTCCAAAAGAGGGTTTGCCCTCCAAATTAAAAGATATTTCAATCTCAAGGAGTGATAAACTAATTGAGAGCTTGATTAGGAAAAGGGAATGGAGTTTGCATACACTCCCTtctcttacatatttctgtgtctgtgtggaatatacctag
- the LOC121229112 gene encoding putative disease resistance RPP13-like protein 1 yields MAMVGEAFLSASIEVLLDRIVSRDVLRLMKGKKLEAMLLKKLKPTLMSVKAVLDDAENKQITNSNVKSWTDELKDAVYDAEDLLDEISTETLRNKIESECRTTVMNQVSSFFSSFNPFKDAMQSKLENILGRLDNLLNQKQILGLKENFKGEDAFQRTPATCLVDESDVCGRDDEKEEIMKLLDPQNLSEKQIDVIPIVGMGGLAKPPLPN; encoded by the coding sequence ATGGCTATGGTGGGAGAAGCTTTTCTCTCTGCTTCCATTGAGGTGCTGCTTGATAGGATTGTTTCTAGGGATGTTCTGAGGCTTATGAAAGGAAAGAAACTTGAAGCTATGCTGCTGAAGAAACTGAAGCCAACCTTGATGTCGGTGAAAGCTGTGTTGGATGATGCTGAAAATAAGCAGATTACCAACTCAAATGTCAAAAGTTGGACTGATGAGCTCAAAGATGCTGTTTATGATGCCGAGGACCTCCTGGACGAGATCTCTACTGAAACTCTTCGGAACAAGATCGAATCCGAATGTCGAACTACTGTTATGAACCAGGTTAgtagctttttctcttctttcaatCCTTTCAAAGATGCGATGCAGTCCAAGCTGGAGAATATCCTTGGGAGACTAGACAATCTACTCAATCAAAAACAGATTCTGGGTCTGAAAGAAAACTTTAAAGGAGAAGACGCATTTCAAAGAACGCCTGCAACTTGTTTGGTGGACGAGTCTGATGTTTGCGGCAGAGATGATGAAAAAGAAGAAATCATGAAGTTGTTGGATCCTCAAAATCTGTCTGAAAAACAGATAGATGTGATTCCCATTGTGGGTATGGGGGGCTTGGCAAAACCACCCTTGCCCAATTGA